In Pseudomonas sp. MM213, a genomic segment contains:
- a CDS encoding TonB-dependent siderophore receptor encodes MQSPTLSRAPLALAIAPQKKFRTVVPGALLTLLLLGTSQVQAAPVNVNVPAQSLASALQQLGQQTDLQILYSQDMVNGLKSTAVSGNLEPEQALNTLLLGSGITFQLTGNTVSLIPVAGNSSALQLGATAISGVAPGPTTEGTHSYTTDQVSIGKGNIKLKDIPQSVSVVTRQRMDDQNMNSLQDAMRQVTGVTIKTYNSGSSLNDVYMRGFLVDQVQVDGVSQPTGQGDMGTSFDLAMYDRVEVLRGPSGLYQGAGEPGGTINVVRKRALNKFALGGELGAGSYDHYRSMVDVTGPLNDQGTVRGRFITAYENNKSYVDSAQNERPMVYGRLEFDLAPSTTLSVGGAYQQNHSTPAFGLPAFADGKLLDVPRSTFVDAKWNTLNEKVWESFAEVDHALDNGGQFKTTVTYRDAETPQRNFTWADGAVDRDTGDSWAVAYDYYTHIKTIGVDSFVTTPFEFADRNHEFTVGAEYQHLDKDFEYGGGEYFPINVYNPGSIDIPENNYERNNGNWSKSDQYGLYTRAKFNVTDWLDVVGGSRVSWYESDAKNSNAFFNSFGEAHTSINRKVVPYGAIIAKLTPELSAYASYTGVFKPQSELDSDNTPIGPRKGKQYEVGLKREFYDGRLNASIAMFRIYDENRAQFNADTGGNEAQGKARSQGWETELSGNLTDNWSIVTGYAFTTTKLLKSDDATEGSTFSTITPKHNFNLWTKYEFADGPLKDFSVGGGVRVVSKTWYQREVRFEQSGYGIATAQVGYKFNENLSATLTGNNLFDKKYYDRVDASWGTNFYGDPRNLTLTLRANY; translated from the coding sequence ATGCAAAGCCCTACCCTGTCCCGCGCGCCGTTGGCTCTGGCCATCGCGCCGCAAAAGAAATTCCGAACAGTCGTACCGGGTGCGTTGCTGACCCTGTTGCTGCTGGGCACCTCTCAGGTCCAGGCCGCGCCGGTGAACGTCAACGTGCCTGCGCAATCGCTGGCCAGCGCGCTGCAGCAACTGGGTCAACAGACCGACCTGCAGATTCTGTACAGCCAGGACATGGTCAACGGCCTCAAGTCCACGGCGGTTTCCGGCAATCTGGAGCCGGAACAGGCATTGAATACGTTGCTGCTGGGGAGCGGCATTACGTTTCAACTGACTGGCAACACCGTTTCGCTGATTCCGGTCGCGGGTAACTCCAGCGCGCTGCAACTGGGCGCGACCGCCATTTCCGGCGTGGCGCCGGGGCCTACCACCGAAGGCACACATTCCTACACCACCGATCAAGTCAGCATCGGCAAGGGCAACATCAAGCTCAAGGACATCCCGCAGTCAGTGTCCGTCGTCACGCGCCAGCGCATGGACGACCAGAACATGAACAGCCTGCAAGACGCGATGCGCCAGGTCACCGGCGTCACCATCAAGACGTACAACTCCGGCTCCAGCCTGAACGACGTCTACATGCGCGGTTTCCTCGTCGATCAGGTGCAGGTTGACGGGGTATCGCAACCGACCGGCCAGGGCGACATGGGCACCAGCTTCGACCTCGCGATGTACGATCGCGTCGAAGTGTTGCGCGGCCCATCCGGCCTGTATCAAGGCGCTGGCGAGCCCGGCGGCACCATCAACGTGGTGCGCAAGCGTGCCCTGAACAAATTCGCCCTCGGCGGCGAGCTGGGCGCAGGCTCCTATGACCACTACCGCTCGATGGTGGACGTCACCGGTCCGTTGAACGATCAAGGCACCGTGCGCGGTCGCTTCATCACCGCTTACGAAAACAACAAATCCTACGTCGACTCTGCCCAGAACGAACGCCCGATGGTGTACGGTCGCCTGGAATTCGACCTCGCCCCGTCCACCACCCTGTCGGTGGGCGGCGCCTACCAGCAGAACCACTCCACCCCGGCGTTCGGCTTGCCGGCCTTTGCCGACGGCAAATTGCTGGACGTGCCGCGCTCGACGTTCGTCGATGCCAAGTGGAACACCCTGAACGAGAAAGTCTGGGAGTCCTTTGCCGAGGTCGATCACGCGCTGGACAACGGTGGTCAGTTCAAGACCACTGTCACCTACCGCGACGCTGAAACGCCACAGCGAAACTTCACCTGGGCCGACGGCGCAGTCGATCGTGATACCGGTGACAGCTGGGCCGTGGCATACGACTACTACACCCACATCAAGACCATCGGTGTCGACAGCTTCGTGACCACGCCGTTCGAATTCGCCGATCGCAATCACGAGTTCACCGTAGGTGCCGAGTACCAGCACCTGGACAAAGACTTCGAATACGGTGGCGGCGAGTACTTCCCGATCAACGTCTACAATCCGGGCAGTATCGATATTCCCGAGAACAACTACGAGCGCAACAACGGTAACTGGTCCAAATCCGACCAATACGGCCTCTATACCCGCGCCAAGTTCAACGTCACCGACTGGCTCGACGTGGTGGGCGGCAGCCGCGTGAGCTGGTACGAAAGTGACGCGAAGAACTCCAACGCCTTCTTCAACAGCTTCGGCGAAGCCCACACCAGCATCAACCGCAAGGTCGTGCCTTACGGCGCCATCATCGCCAAGCTGACCCCGGAACTGTCGGCCTACGCCAGCTACACCGGCGTGTTCAAGCCACAAAGCGAGCTCGACAGCGACAATACGCCCATCGGACCGCGTAAAGGCAAGCAATATGAAGTCGGCCTCAAGCGCGAGTTCTACGACGGCCGCCTGAACGCCAGCATCGCGATGTTCCGCATCTACGATGAAAACCGTGCTCAATTCAACGCCGACACCGGTGGAAACGAAGCACAGGGCAAGGCGCGCAGCCAGGGCTGGGAAACCGAGCTGAGCGGTAACCTGACCGACAACTGGAGCATCGTCACCGGTTATGCCTTCACCACCACCAAATTGTTGAAATCTGACGACGCGACCGAAGGCAGCACTTTCAGCACCATCACGCCTAAACACAACTTCAACCTGTGGACCAAATACGAATTCGCCGACGGCCCGCTCAAAGACTTCAGCGTCGGCGGCGGTGTACGTGTGGTCAGCAAGACCTGGTACCAGCGTGAAGTGCGCTTCGAACAAAGCGGCTACGGCATCGCCACCGCGCAGGTGGGCTACAAGTTCAACGAGAACCTGTCGGCGACACTGACCGGCAACAACCTGTTTGATAAAAAGTACTACGATCGCGTGGATGCTTCGTGGGGGACTAACTTCTATGGTGACCCGCGTAATCTGACGTTGACGTTGCGGGCTAATTATTGA
- the relB gene encoding type II toxin-antitoxin system RelB family antitoxin: MSAELSPTVSGFETEEQAASYDLWFRAKVQASLDDPRPNIPHDQVMADMRALIESKRNKHDAG, translated from the coding sequence ATCAGTGCCGAACTTTCCCCCACTGTTTCAGGGTTCGAAACCGAAGAGCAGGCTGCCAGTTACGACCTTTGGTTTCGTGCCAAAGTGCAAGCTTCGCTCGATGATCCACGACCGAATATCCCGCATGATCAGGTGATGGCTGATATGCGAGCCCTCATTGAGTCAAAGCGCAACAAGCACGATGCTGGTTGA
- a CDS encoding DUF1963 domain-containing protein, with amino-acid sequence MNIQEIKRRLARPATKFIAGGFRPTHTDDESWLGNVFLFRPDECVPRNDAGAELHPFAQFHLPSLPFNSPALDGVRVLTLFVSSPLPEALDPMGNNWLIREYGFDDVLVRKELPVAGSYLKPFPLLAERVAEDFPLWDGGGAPADLEEEICSLQRTGEIESYSDLVTHTYEHKIGGYPSFCQSGVDLGDDFEFVFQISSDTKINLNVVDCGSLMFWKSKSTGEWVLYYDFY; translated from the coding sequence ATGAACATCCAGGAAATCAAAAGACGCTTGGCCAGACCCGCCACAAAATTCATCGCCGGCGGATTTCGTCCCACCCATACGGATGACGAAAGCTGGCTTGGAAACGTATTCCTGTTTCGCCCGGATGAATGCGTCCCGAGAAACGACGCCGGAGCTGAACTGCATCCCTTTGCACAATTCCACCTCCCCAGCCTGCCGTTTAACAGTCCGGCGCTGGACGGCGTTCGCGTCCTTACCTTGTTTGTTTCCAGTCCCTTGCCGGAAGCGCTGGACCCGATGGGGAACAACTGGCTGATCAGGGAGTATGGATTTGACGATGTACTTGTCCGCAAAGAGCTGCCGGTAGCAGGTTCATACCTCAAGCCCTTTCCGTTGCTGGCCGAACGGGTCGCAGAGGACTTTCCACTGTGGGATGGCGGTGGCGCACCGGCGGACCTTGAAGAGGAAATTTGCAGCCTTCAGCGGACGGGCGAGATAGAAAGCTACTCAGACCTCGTGACTCACACCTACGAACACAAGATTGGCGGCTACCCCTCGTTCTGCCAGTCCGGCGTGGACCTCGGTGATGATTTTGAATTTGTGTTCCAGATTTCCTCCGACACGAAAATCAACCTGAACGTGGTGGATTGCGGGAGCCTGATGTTCTGGAAGAGCAAAAGTACGGGGGAGTGGGTGCTTTACTACGACTTCTATTAG